The genomic stretch GAGCGAGGCGAGCGACTGCTGCACCCGGCTCTCGGTGATGGCATCGAGGGAGCTGGTGGCCTCGTCCAGCAGCAACACCGCCGGCTTCTGCATCAACGCCCGAGCCAGTGCCAGCCGTTGCCGCTGGCCTCCCGAGAGCGAAGCGCCGCGGTCCACCAGCGGCGTGTCGTATCCCATGGGCATGGCCATGATGTCGTCGTGGAGCTGGGCCAGCCGGGAGGCCTCGATGATGGGCTCCAGGGGGGTGGCCGGGTCGGTGATGGCGATGTTGCCGCGCAGCGTGGAGCTGAAGAAGGTCGGCTCCTGGGGCACCACGCCCATCTGGGCGCGCACCGAGTGCAGGTCCAGCTCCGTGAGATCCTCCCCGTCGAAGAGGACGCGTCCCGAGGAGGGCAGGTACAGACCGAGCAGCAGGTTGGCCAGCGTCGTCTTGCCGGCGCCCGAGCGGCCGACGATCGCCACGGACTGGCCGGGCTCGATGCGCACGGACACGTCCTGCACCACCAGCGGGGACGTGCCCGAGTAGCGGAAGGACACCCGGTCCAGCTCGATGCCGCCCTTCAGCTTCACCGTGCGGCTGGGCTTGGATGCGTCGCGCTCGGGCGGCGTGTCCAGCACGTCGTCGATGCGCTCGATGTAGCTGCGCAGCAGTTGAAGCTGCGAGCCCGTGGTGACCATGTTGCCCAGCGGCACCAGCAGCGCCCCGGCGAGCGCGTTGAGCCCCATCATGGTGCCCAGCGACATCTTCCCCTCCAGCACCAGCAGCGCTCCGGCGGTGAGCAGTACCAGCGGCGCCACCAGCCTCAGCGTGCCCGTGAGCGCGTCCACCCAGGCCATCAGCCGGCCCCGCTTCAGCGACACGTTGAGCACGTTGACGAAGTTCTCCGAGAAGCGCTGCACCGCCTGGTGCTCCACGCCGAACGCCTTCAGCGTCTGGATGCCGGTGAGCATCTCGATCTGGTAGCTCTGGTTCTTCGCCTCCACCTCCAGGTTCTCCGACATCAACGCGCGTTGGCGCCGTGTGGACAGCAGGAGGACGAGGATCTGCAGGGCTCCCAACCCCAGCACGATGAGCGCCATGATCGGGCTCACCACGAACAACAGCACCAGGTAGATGATCACCAGGGCGCCATCCAGCAGGGCGGAGAGCGTGCTGGAGGAGAGGATCTCCCGCACCGTGGCGTTGCTGTTGAGCCGCTGCATCAGATCGCCCGCCGCGCGCACCTGGAAGAAGGCGTAGGACAGGCCCACCAGGTGCTCCAGGAAGCCCAGCGTCATGCTCGAGTCCATGCGCGTGCGCAGCTCGAGCAGCAGGTGGCTGCGGATGAGCGAGGTGAGGAGCTGGAAGCCGGCCAGCGACATGAAGCCCAGGCCCACCACCAGCAACAGGTGCCTGTCGCCCTTGGGCACCACGCGATCGATGATCAGCCCCGTCAGCGCGGGCACCGCCAGCGCGAAGAGCTGAAGGATGAGCGAGACCACCAGGATGCGCTGGAGGACGTGCGAGTGCTGGAGCACCTGCAGCGCGTACCTCGCGGCGGAGCGGGGACGGGGCTTCTTGCCCGTCTCGAAGTTCTCGCCCGGCTCGAGCAGCAGCGCCACGCCGGTGAAGGACTGGCGGAACCGCTCCAGGGACACCTTGCGCCGGCCGTGGCCCGGATCCAACAGGTGGACACCGTCCCGCCCCAGCTTCTCGAAGACGACGAAGTGCGAGAACTGCCAGTGGAGGATGGTGCCGGCCGGCAGGTACGTCAGCGCGTCCTCGTCCACGGAGACCCCCCGCCCGCGCAGCCCGAAGGAGCGGGCCGTGCGCAGGATGTCCAGCGCGGAGACTCCATCGCGCGCCGCGCCCATGGCCTGACGGACCTCCTCCAGCCGCACCGGCTTTCCGTGGTAGCCGAGCACCATGGCCAGACAGGCGGCGCCACACTCGATCTCCGAGAGCTGGCGCACCAGGGGGATGCGGCGCTCGCGGCCCCTCACGTGCAGGTTGCGGAACGCGGGGAACCGCTCGGTGAGACCCGGATGCCGGGCGGGTTCAGTCCTCATGTCCCAATGCTCCCTTCAGCCCCGGAATCAGCGTGACGAGGATGCGCTCCGTGCGCACGCGGGCGTCGGCCTGGGCCAGCATCCCGTCGAAGTAGTTGAACGTCTTTCCCTTGATGGTGAACGTGGTCTGCGGCACTCGCGCCTTCACCACCACCATGGGGCCCGCCAGCTGGACGGCATCCCCGCTGTCCGCCCCCAGGTAGCGGCGCACCTCGTTGGGTCCGACGACCTGGTCTCCCACGGACTCGATGGTGAACGTCTGGTACTGGTGGCTGAAGCCGTTGAGCTCCACGCGCAGCGGCTTGCCCGGCTCGAGCCTCGGCCGGTAGCCGCCGGGCAGCAGCGCCACCAGCGTCACGTTCACCTGGTCCCCCGTGACGGAGACCACGCTCTCTCCCGGGTTGACGTACTGGCCCTTGCGCACCTTCAGCGTGCTCACGACTCCGGCCTGCGGCGCCCGCAGCGTGCGGGCCTGCTGCCGGGCCTGTGCCAGTTCCCGCTCGGCGCGCAGCGAGGTGAGTGCCTGGCGTGCCGCCTCGTCCGAGGGGTTCTGAAGCACCCGGACGAGCTGAAGCTCGAACTCGCGCTGGATGCGCTCCAACGTGGACGTCTCCTCCCGCGAGAGGAAGCTCACCAGCGGCTGCCCCGCCTCCACCCGCTGCCCGGGTTGCACGTCCACCGAGGCGACGATTCCGGGCGCCTCGACGGTGAGCTCGCTCCGGCCCTCGACCTTCACCATGGCGGGGCCGGAGGCGTATTCGGGGATGGTGCCGAGCAGCGAATAGAGGGCCGCGGCGGCGATCAGGGCGAGCAGCAGCCAGTACGTCCACCGCGTCCACTTCGGAGAGATGCGGAGGATGTCCCCTTCGTCCTGGGAGCCTTCGTGGTGGCGCAGGGCTTCCTCCCGGAAGATGCGCGTGCGTTGAGTGGCTTCCATGGTCAAGGCGTTGCTCCCGTCGGCGCGGAGCCGCCCGTGCCCCTCCCACCCAGCTGCTGCGTGGGACCCGAGCGGACGTGGACGACCTGGCCCGTGGAGACCTCGGACGGCGGTGGCTGGCTGAAGGTGGCGGTGGCGAAGACCAGGCGGGCCGCGGCGTCCACCTCGGGCGCGATGCTCTCCACGGCTCCCATGAGCGTGAGGCCACCGCGCTGGAGGACCTTCAGCTCCACGGTCGCGCCCGGCTGGAGCCCGCGCGCCTCCTCCTCGGGGACGGCGAAGCGCACCTTCCACTCGCCGTTGCCGAGCAGCCGGAGCACGGGCTGTCCCGCCGCGAGGCGCGTGCCGGGACCGACGAGCCGGGCGGCCACCACGCCATCGAAGGGCGCCACGAGCGTGGCGTCGTCCAGGTTCTGCTTCAGCTCGGTCAGCTGGGCCTGGCGCTGGAGCGTCTGGGCCCGGGCGGCCTGCAAGCGGGCCTCGGCGGTGCTCTCCTCGTAGCGGACCTTGTCCAGCTCCTCCTTCGAATAGACGCCCAGCTGCAGCGAGCGCGGGGTGAAGTAGCGGCGCTTCCTGGCGCGGGCCTCGGACAGGGCGAGGGCGGCGGCGTGCTCCTCCGCGCGCGAGCCCTGGAGGGTGGCCTGGGCCGCCGCCAGCTCCTGCTGGAGCGCGCGCGTGTCGAGCCGCGCCAGCACCTGCCCCTCGCGGACGGACTGGCCCACCTCGACGACCACCTCTTCCAGCCGCGAGTCGAAGCGGGAGCTCACGTCCACGGTGTCATGGGGAATGACGACGCCCAGGAAGGGCTCCTCATTTCCCGAGCGGGAAGCGGCACCGCCGTCCACCACCAGGGCGGGCGTCGGGCCGTTCCCTCTCGAGTCGGGGTTCGCGAGAGCAGGCGCCATGACTCCCACGCTCCCCAGGCAAGCCAGTCCCCACCCCACCACCCTCATCCGCACCCGATGCCGCATCCATGTCTCCCGTGGCAGGTCCCAAAAGGGGAGAGGGGGCGCGAAGGTGTTGTGACGAGGAGCGGTGCAACGACGTGGCGCCGGATTCTTGGCGCCGCTTCCCCGCCGGCTCTCCCGGCGAGCCTTCCTGGTTGAAGGTTCCGGGCGGATTCTCGCGAATTGAGAGAGTGGGAAAGCCGACGCTTCTGTCGGGCGCGCGGCCCCGTCTTCGACGCGGAGGATGGGGATGTGTAGCGGATCGCCACATGTGGCGGTTTTCCCTGACTCGCCCACTGGTCAGACCCAGAGGGCATGCTTAGTCATTCCGCCGACAATCGTGGTATGGGCGCGGCGCGAGTGGGAGTGGCACAGCTCCTGCTAAATGCGGCCAGTGGGAAGGGACAGCGTGGCCGACATGGGAGAGAATGCGGTGTACGCGCGGAGCAGGCAGGTCTCGCAGTCGCGGTCGGTGCCGGTGGTGTCCTCGCCGGTGGTGTCTTGGAAGGAGTCCCGGAAGCGTCCGGTCATGTTCCAGGGTCAGGTACTGGTGATCGAGAACCTCAGAGAGCGTCGCCAGCTGCTGTGCGACATGCTCTCGCAGGAGCGCTTCGAGGCCGGGGCCGTCGAGGACGCGCGGGATGCCGTGCAGCTGCTCTCCCAGGAGCTCGTTTCCGGCAGGGGGAAGATGCCGGAGCTCATCATCTGCAACGCGCGGATGCTGGGGGACGCCGGACTGGCGGCGCTCGAGTGGCTGAGCGCGTACCACCCCGAAGTGCCCATCATCCTCCTGAGCGCCTTCACCACGCCGAAGATGCGCGAGCGGATGGCGCGGATCGACGGGGCCTACGTGCTCGATCAGTCCTTCGATCTGGAGGACGTGCGGTCCGCGGCCGTCTCGCTGGCGGCCTCGCGTCAGACGACCGTCTAGCCCGGCTTCACCCAATTACTACCCGGTGGTGACGCGGTCGTTGCGGGAGGCCCGCCCATGCTCCGGCGTGCTCCCGCGGTGCTGTGTATGGTCCGGCACATGGATGCCGAAGCACAGCCCTTGCCGGGAGCCGTCAAGCGAAGCCCCCGGTTCGCGACGACCCGCTGGAGTCTCATCCTCGCCGCGCGCCTGGGAGGAACGCCGGAGGCTCGCGAGGCGCTGACCGCGCTGTGTGAGCTCTATTGGTATCCCCTCTATGCCTTCGTCCGGCGCCGGGGCCACGCGGCCGACGAGGCTTTCGACCTGACACAGGGCTTCTTCGCGCGATTGTTGGAGAAGAATGACCTGGCCGTGGTGGACCGGCAGCGGGGCCGCTTCCGGTCCTGGCTGCGCACCGCGCTCGAACACTATCTGGCCAACGAATGGGACCGGGCGCGGGCGGGGAAGCGCGGGGGAGGGCAGTCCCCCGTATCCATCGACAGCGAGGAGGCCGAGGGACTCTATGGCCGGGAGCTGTCACACGGGCTGACGCCCGAGAAGCTCTTCGAGCGCCGCTGGGCGCTGGCCCTGCTGGAGCGGGTGGTGGTCCTGCTGCGCGCCGAGTGGGAGCAGGGTGGCAAGGGGAAGCTCTTCGAGAAGTTGAAGGGCTGCCTCACGGGAGACAAGGGAGACACCTCGTACCAGCACATCGCCAGCGAGGTGGGGATGAGCGAGGGGGCGGTGAAGGTGGCGGTGCACCGGTTGCGCCGCCGCTTCCGCGAGCTGCTCGAGAGTGAGATCGCCCAGACCGTCGAGCGGCACCAGGACATCGAGGAGGAGCTGCGGCACCTGTTCGCCGCCCTGAGCTGACGCCATGTCCCCGGTAACCTTCTCCCAGAACGGCTTCATGGAGGGGGATGACGCACGAGGGTCGGTTCCGATGACGAGCACGGCCGGGTCCTGCCCGGAGTGCGGAATGAATCTGTCGGAGGGCGCTCCCGAGGGCCTGTGCCCCCGGTGTCTGCTCTCCGGCCTGTTCGGCGACGAGGAGCCCGAGCCTCCCTCCTCCGAGCCCCTGCCCACGGCTGGAGAGCGGGGCTCCATCCGCTTCGGCGAGTACGAGCTGGTCGAGCGCATCGCACGGGGCGGGATGGGGGTCGTCTACAAGGCCCGGCAGGTGCGCATCAACCGGCTGGTGGCCCTGAAGATGATCGTCGACGGCGAGCTGGCCAGCGACATGGAGGTGTACCGCTTCCGGGCCGAGGCCGAGGCCGCCGCGCTGCTGGACCATCCGGGCATCGTCCCCATCTACGAGGTGGGCGAGCACGAGGGGCGCCACTACTTCACGATGAAGCTGATGGAGGGCGGGAGCCTGGCCGACCACCTGGAGCTGCTGGGTGGGGATCAGGGTCGTGCGGCGGAGTGGGTGGCGGAGGTGGCGCGAGCGGTGCACTACGGCCACCAGCACGGCATCCTCCACCGCGATCTGAAGCCCGCCAACATCCTCCTGGACGCGAACGGGAAGCCGCACGTGGGGGACTTCGGCGTCGCCCGGCACCTGGAGAAGGACGGGGGCTTCACGCAGACGGGCATGGTGGTGGGCACTCCGGCCTACATGGCGCCGGAGCAGGCCGCGGGACGCATCCGGGAGCTCACCACCGCCGCGGACGTGTACAGCCTGGGGGCCATCCTCTTCGAGCTGCTCGCCGGCCGGCCGCCCTTCGTGGCGGACAGCGCGACGGG from Archangium lipolyticum encodes the following:
- a CDS encoding peptidase domain-containing ABC transporter; protein product: MRTEPARHPGLTERFPAFRNLHVRGRERRIPLVRQLSEIECGAACLAMVLGYHGKPVRLEEVRQAMGAARDGVSALDILRTARSFGLRGRGVSVDEDALTYLPAGTILHWQFSHFVVFEKLGRDGVHLLDPGHGRRKVSLERFRQSFTGVALLLEPGENFETGKKPRPRSAARYALQVLQHSHVLQRILVVSLILQLFALAVPALTGLIIDRVVPKGDRHLLLVVGLGFMSLAGFQLLTSLIRSHLLLELRTRMDSSMTLGFLEHLVGLSYAFFQVRAAGDLMQRLNSNATVREILSSSTLSALLDGALVIIYLVLLFVVSPIMALIVLGLGALQILVLLLSTRRQRALMSENLEVEAKNQSYQIEMLTGIQTLKAFGVEHQAVQRFSENFVNVLNVSLKRGRLMAWVDALTGTLRLVAPLVLLTAGALLVLEGKMSLGTMMGLNALAGALLVPLGNMVTTGSQLQLLRSYIERIDDVLDTPPERDASKPSRTVKLKGGIELDRVSFRYSGTSPLVVQDVSVRIEPGQSVAIVGRSGAGKTTLANLLLGLYLPSSGRVLFDGEDLTELDLHSVRAQMGVVPQEPTFFSSTLRGNIAITDPATPLEPIIEASRLAQLHDDIMAMPMGYDTPLVDRGASLSGGQRQRLALARALMQKPAVLLLDEATSSLDAITESRVQQSLASLQGTRVIIAHRLSTVVDADLILVMDQGHLVEAGKHQELLLRGGIYAELVRAQMRSSSRVE
- a CDS encoding efflux RND transporter periplasmic adaptor subunit translates to MEATQRTRIFREEALRHHEGSQDEGDILRISPKWTRWTYWLLLALIAAAALYSLLGTIPEYASGPAMVKVEGRSELTVEAPGIVASVDVQPGQRVEAGQPLVSFLSREETSTLERIQREFELQLVRVLQNPSDEAARQALTSLRAERELAQARQQARTLRAPQAGVVSTLKVRKGQYVNPGESVVSVTGDQVNVTLVALLPGGYRPRLEPGKPLRVELNGFSHQYQTFTIESVGDQVVGPNEVRRYLGADSGDAVQLAGPMVVVKARVPQTTFTIKGKTFNYFDGMLAQADARVRTERILVTLIPGLKGALGHED
- a CDS encoding efflux RND transporter periplasmic adaptor subunit; translated protein: MAPALANPDSRGNGPTPALVVDGGAASRSGNEEPFLGVVIPHDTVDVSSRFDSRLEEVVVEVGQSVREGQVLARLDTRALQQELAAAQATLQGSRAEEHAAALALSEARARKRRYFTPRSLQLGVYSKEELDKVRYEESTAEARLQAARAQTLQRQAQLTELKQNLDDATLVAPFDGVVAARLVGPGTRLAAGQPVLRLLGNGEWKVRFAVPEEEARGLQPGATVELKVLQRGGLTLMGAVESIAPEVDAAARLVFATATFSQPPPSEVSTGQVVHVRSGPTQQLGGRGTGGSAPTGATP
- a CDS encoding response regulator, which produces MGENAVYARSRQVSQSRSVPVVSSPVVSWKESRKRPVMFQGQVLVIENLRERRQLLCDMLSQERFEAGAVEDARDAVQLLSQELVSGRGKMPELIICNARMLGDAGLAALEWLSAYHPEVPIILLSAFTTPKMRERMARIDGAYVLDQSFDLEDVRSAAVSLAASRQTTV
- a CDS encoding RNA polymerase sigma factor, with protein sequence MLRRAPAVLCMVRHMDAEAQPLPGAVKRSPRFATTRWSLILAARLGGTPEAREALTALCELYWYPLYAFVRRRGHAADEAFDLTQGFFARLLEKNDLAVVDRQRGRFRSWLRTALEHYLANEWDRARAGKRGGGQSPVSIDSEEAEGLYGRELSHGLTPEKLFERRWALALLERVVVLLRAEWEQGGKGKLFEKLKGCLTGDKGDTSYQHIASEVGMSEGAVKVAVHRLRRRFRELLESEIAQTVERHQDIEEELRHLFAALS